In Aliivibrio wodanis, a genomic segment contains:
- the repZ gene encoding putative replication initiation protein, which produces MINAPHWNPQESLDENGDLLAVSDRKKKHIPTLNRKVFNTIEKNGVWISGLWPQLVHSLIEAGMRKYNLSFRAVHKRNIENTLRWISYNSDAVTGCINVTRLCIEIGKEIGVSSSTISVIMKELVIMGLLYEPEHSGQSMQDILHDGRLPRTLCTTPLFYEIFGVKNDELKRLRSIEIERRKIEAAKRHEKYDADIALKTYCHSNILRVWEYRHTKTTSSYRVKLADMNAVERIAYISRKLVERIRAKGWQLNTDAVNITKMANNLLRRMGLAVLKSELPPPII; this is translated from the coding sequence ATGATTAATGCTCCGCATTGGAATCCGCAAGAATCTTTAGATGAAAATGGCGATCTACTCGCTGTTTCAGATAGAAAGAAAAAGCACATACCTACTTTAAATCGCAAAGTGTTTAACACTATTGAAAAAAATGGCGTTTGGATTAGCGGCTTGTGGCCTCAGCTAGTACACAGCTTGATAGAAGCAGGTATGCGTAAGTACAATCTGTCGTTTAGAGCAGTACACAAGCGTAATATCGAAAATACGCTACGTTGGATTTCTTACAATTCAGATGCGGTAACTGGTTGTATTAACGTGACTCGCTTATGTATTGAAATCGGCAAAGAAATTGGTGTATCAAGCTCTACTATTTCAGTGATTATGAAAGAGTTAGTGATCATGGGGCTGTTGTACGAGCCAGAACATAGCGGACAATCAATGCAAGATATTCTGCACGATGGTCGTTTGCCTCGTACGTTATGTACTACACCGTTGTTCTATGAGATTTTTGGTGTTAAAAATGATGAACTTAAGCGTTTACGCTCTATTGAGATCGAACGTCGAAAAATAGAAGCGGCTAAACGTCACGAAAAATATGATGCTGACATAGCCCTAAAAACTTACTGTCACAGCAATATTTTACGGGTGTGGGAATATCGACACACAAAAACTACGTCGAGTTATAGAGTAAAGCTAGCAGATATGAATGCTGTAGAGCGTATTGCCTACATTTCTCGTAAGTTAGTTGAGCGAATTAGGGCAAAAGGTTGGCAATTAAATACTGACGCAGTAAACATAACTAAGATGGCTAATAATCTACTACGTAGAATGGGATTGGCTGTACTTAAATCTGAGTTACCCCCCCCAATAATTTAA